TCGAGGCCCAACGCCCCGGAGCCGGCGTAGAGGTCCAGCACCGTCAGCCCGGCGAAGTCCCGCCGGGCGCCCAGCACGTTGAACAGCGCCTCGCGCACCCGGTCGCTGGTCGGCCGGGTGCCGCGCGCCGGAACCGCCAGCCGACGGCCCCGCGCCGCCCCGGCGATGATCCGGGTCAGCTCAGCACCACCAGCAGATCGCCGCCTTCCACCTGGGCGGTCTCGGCCACCGCGATGCGCTCCACGGTGCCGGCGGTCGGCGCGGTGATGGCGGCCTCCATCTTCATCGCCTCGATGGTCCCGATGGTCTGGCCGGCCTCCACGGTGTCGCCCTCGGCCACCGCGACGGCGACCACCCCGGCGAACGGGGCCGCCACATGGCCGGGGTTGGACCGGTCGGCCTTCTCGGCGACCGGCACCGAGCTGGCGATGGAGCGGTCGCGCACCTCCACCGGGCGCAGCTGCCCGTTGATGATGCACATCACGGTGCGCATGCCGCGTTCGTCGGGCTCGGAGATGGCCTCCAGCCCGATCAGCAGCTCCACGCCGCGCTCCAGCTTCACCCGGTGCTCCTCGCCGCGGCGCAGGCCGTAGAAGAACTGGTTGGCCGAGAGCTGCGAGGTGTCGCCGTAGGCGTCGCGGTGCGCCTCGAATTCCTCGGTCGGGCCCGGGAACAGCAGTCGGTTCAGGGCCTCCTGACGCGCCCGGCCGGGCTCGGCGAGCACCGCCTCGTCCGCGGCGGTGAGCTCCTCGGTGGGCCGCGCCGGGCCCCGCCCGGCCAGCGCGGTCGAACGCAGCGGCTCCGGCCAGCCGCCGGCGGGTTCGCCCAGTTCGCCGCGCAGAAATCCGATCACCGAATCGGGGATGTCGACGCGGGCCGGATCGTCGGCGAACTCCTCGGCGCCGATGCCCGCACCCAGCAGCGCCAGCGCCAGGTCCCCGACCACCTTGGAGGTGGGGGTCACCTTGATCAGCCGGCCCAGCACCGCGTCGGCGGCGGCGTAGTTGGCCTCGATCTCCTCGAACCGGTCGCCGAAGCCCAACGCGATGGCCTGCTGGCGCAGATTGGACAGTTGCCCGCCGGGGATCTCATGGGTGTAGACCCGCCCGGTCGGCGACAACAGCCCCGACTCGAAGGGGCCGTAGACCTTGCGCAGCGCCTCCCAGTAGGGCTCGAGGTCGCAGACCGCCGGCAGCGACAGGCCGGTGTCGTAGTCGGTGTGGGCGGCGGCGGCCACGATCGAGCTCAGCGCGGGCTGGCTGGTGGTGCCGGCCAGCGGGGCGGCCGCCCCGTCGACGGCGTCGGCGCCGGCCTGCCAGGCCGCCTCGTAGCTGGCCAGCTGGCCACCGGGGGTGTCGTGGGTGTGCACGTGCACCGGCAGGTCGAAGCGGCTGCGCAACGCGGTGACCAGGGTGGCCGCCGCCGGGGGTCGCAGCAGCCCGGCCATGTCCTTGATCGCCAGAACGTGGGCGCCGGCCGCCACGATCCGTTCGGCCAGCCGCAGGTAGTAGTCCAGGGTGTAGAGCGATTCCCCGGGGTCGGACAGATCGCCGGTGTAGCACAGGGCGACCTCGGCGACCGCTGATCCGGTCTCGCGCACCGCGTCGATGGCCGGGCGCATCGAGTCGACGTTGTTCAGCGCGTCGAAGATGCGGAAGATGTCGATGCCGGTCGCGCTCGCCTCGGCGACGAACGCCGAGGTCACCAGCTCCGGATACGGGGTGTAGCCGACGGTGTTGCGCCCACGCAGCAGCATCTGCAGACAGATGTTGGGGATGGCCTCGCGCAGCGTGGCCAGCCGCTCCCACGGGTCCTCTTTGAGGAACCGCAGCGCCACATCGTAGGTGGCCCCACCCCAGCACTCGACCGACAACAACTGCGGCATGGTGCGCGCCAGATACGGCGCCACCCGCGACAACCCGCTGGTGCGCACCCGGGTGGCCAGCAGCGACTGGTGGGCGTCGCGGAAGGTGGTGTCGGTCACCGCGACCGCCGGGCTGTCGCGCAGCCAGCGGGCAAACCCCTCGGGGCCCAACGCGTTGAGCCGTTGGCGCGACCCGTCCGGCGGCGGCGCCGAGAGGTCCACCTCGGGCAGTTTGTCGTGCGGATACACCGTCGACGGCCGCGACCCGTGCGGGGTGTTGACGGTGACATCGGCCAGATAGTTGAGGATCTTGGTGCCCCGGTCGGCCGACGATCGGGCGGTCAGAAGCGCCGGGCGCTGCTCGATGAACGACGTGGTGATGCGTCCGGCCTGAAAATCCGGGTCGTCGAGCACGGCCTGCAGAAACGGGATGTTGGTGGCCACCCCGCGGATGCGGAACTCCGAGACCGCCCGCCGGGCGCGGGCCACCGCGGTAGCGAAATCCCTTCCACGGCAGGTCAATTTGACCAGCATCGAGTCGAAGTGCGCGGTGATCTCCGCACCCAGGTTGGTGCCGCCGTCCAGCCGGATACCGGCGCCGCCGGGGCTGCGGTAGGCGCTGACACGACCGGTGTCGGGACGAAACCCGTTGGCGGGGTCCTCGGTGGTGATCCGGCACTGCAGCGCCGCGCCGTGCGGCACGATCGCCTGTTGGCTCAGCCCCAGGTCGGCCAGCGACGCCCCGGCGGCGACCCGCAGCTGGGCCGAGACCAGGTCGACGTCGGTGATCTCCTCGGTGACGGTGTGCTCGACCTGGATGCGCGGGTTCATCTCGATGAACACGTGGTGGCCGCGTTCGTCGAGCAGAAACTCCACGGTGCCCGCACAGCTGTAGTCGATCTGGCGGGCGAAGGCCACCGCGTCGGCGCAGATCTTCTCCCGCACCGCGGGATCGAGGTTCGGTGCCGGCGCCAGCTCGACCACCTTCTGATGGCGGCGCTGCACGCTGCAGTCCCGCTCGTAGAGGTGGATCACCTCACCGTGGGTGTCGGCGAGGATCTGCACCTCGATGTGACGCGGGTTGATCACCGCCTGCTCGAGGTAGACGGTGGGATCGCCGAACGCCGACTCGGCCTCGCGACTGGCCGCCTCGATCGCCTCGCGCAGTGCGTCGAGGTCGCTCACCCGCCGCATACCGCGGCCCCCACCGCCGGCCACGGCCTTGACGAACAGCGGGAACGTCATCTGCTCGGCGGCGCTGAGCAACGCGTCCACCGACGCCGACGGCTCCGAGGAGGCCAGCACCGGCAGCCCGGCCGCCCGGGCGGTGGCGATGGCCCGCGACTTGTTGCCGGCCAGCTCCAGGATCTCCGCGCGCGGCCCGACGAACGTGATGCCCGCCGCGTCGCAGGCCGCGGCGAGTTCGGGGTTCTCCGACAGGAAACCGTAGCCGGGGTAGATCGCGTCGGCGCCGCAGCGCCGCGCCGTGGCGACGATCTCGGCCACCGACAGGTAGGCGCGAACCGGGTGGCCTTCCTCACCGATCTGGTAGGACTCGTCGGCCTTGAGCCGGTGCATCGAGTTGCGGTCCTCGTACGGGTAGACCGCCACCGTGGCGACCCCGAGCTCGTTGGCGGCACGAAACGCCCGGATGGCGATCTCACCGCGGTTGGCGACCAGCACCTTGGAGATCACGCGTTCTCCTCACAACCCCTTCGACCCGTCAACTTTGTCGACCCGTCACCACGACCGGCCGGCACTAGACCAGCGTCAGCCAATAATCCTGAAAGCGGAGGAATATCAACACGGCCAACCCGATGAACCATAACGCAGTCACCGTCCAGCGCCACCGGTGCAGAATCTGCAAACTTTTGTGTCCGTACCCGGCCCCACCGGCGATCGATGCGGTCACCACCAGCAGCGTGATGGTGACCGCCCACACCACCATGCAGTAGGGGCACAGCGCCCCGATGCGGTAGAGGCTCTGGAAGATCAACCAGTGCACGAAGACCGCACCGACCAGCAGACCGGCGGTGAGACCGAGCCAATACCAGCGCGGCAGAGGAACTTTCGCGATCGCAAGCAAACCGGTGACCACGACGACGGTGAACGCCGCGATCCCGATCAGCGGGTTGGGCAATCCCAGCACCCCGGCCTGCGGGGTCGCCATCACCGACCCGCACGACAGCACCGGGTTGAGGCTGCACGACGGCACGTAGGCGCTGTCGGCGAGCAGGCGCACCTTCTCCACGGTCAGCGCCGTCGAGGCGATCAGCCCGATCACCCCGCCGATCAGCACCCACCAGGCCCCGGGTGCGCCGCTGCGCACCCCGGTCGGCACCGGCGCCGGTCGCGGGGCGCCGGCGCCCGGTGCCGGGGTGCTCACGCGTCCGGCTTCGCGGGGGCGACCGCCGCGGCCTCGGCGATGCCCGGCACGTCGTCGACGATGCTTTTGACCTTGTCGACCAGGGCCGCGGGGCTCTTCGGGTTGTAGTCCTCGCCGTTGATCCGGATGGTCGGGGTCGCCTGGATCTTGCCGGCGGCGGCCATGCCGTCGACCAGCTTGAGGTATTTGCCGCTGTTGACGCAGTCGCGCACCCCGCCGGCGGCCCCGGCCTGCCGGGCCAGCTCGATCAGCCGGGCGTTGTCGGGGAAGCTGGCGGCCAACTCGTCGGGCTGCAGTTCCTTGGTGTACAGCGCGGCGTGGAACCGTTCGAACGCCTCCATCGACTCGTCGGCGACGCAGAACGCGGCGGCACCGGCGCGACCGGAGTAGTTGTCGCGGCCCTGCTTGCTCAGGATGTTCGCCGGGTGGTAGTCCACCGCGATGGCCCCGATGTCGACCAGTTTGCTGATCGTCGGGCCGTAGTTGCGTTCGAAGTTCCCGCAGCCCGGGCACAGGAAGTCCTCGTAGATCGAGAGCACCACCTTGGGCTCATCGGAGTCCTCGGCGGTGATCACCTCGTCGGACACGACCCGGATCGCCTGGCCCTCGTCGGGTTTCTTGCTGTTGAGCACCACGATGTAGCCGACGATGCCCAACGCGAACAGCACCACGATCGCGGTCATGCCGATCTGGATCGCATGGTTGCGCCGCCGGTCGGCGGCCTTGAGGTCGTAGCCCGCGGGACGCTTGGGTTTTTTCGACACAGGTGTGCTCGGCTTCCTGGTTAGGCGGTGGTGATCGATCGACAGTGTCTTAAAAGAGTACCGGCGGGGCAACCGCGACGGTCAGCCCCGGCTCAGGTGGGCGCGCAGCGCCGAGATCGCCTCGCTCATCGCGGTCGCGCTGCCCCCGCCGAGGGCGAACAGGTTGGCGAAGCCGTGGGTGAGCGGCCCCATCCGCCGGTGGTCGACGCGGGTGCCGGCCGCGCGCAGCGCCGCCGCGTACTGGTCGCCCTCGTCGCGCAGCGGATCGAACCCGGCGGTGACGATCAGCGCCGGCGCCAACCCGGACAGGTCGCCGGCCAGCGCCGGGGAGACCCGCGGGTCGGTGCGCTCCACCGCGGAGCCGTCGAGGTACTGCTGTTCGAACCAGTCCATGTCGGCCTTGGTCAGCAAAAACCCCGACGCGAACAGCGTGCGGGAGCGGGTCTGGGAGGTGAAGTCGGTGGCCGGGTAGAGCAGCCACTGCAGCGCCGGCGCCGGCCCGCCGGCGTCCCGGGCCTGCTGGGCGACCACCGCGGCCAGGTTGCCCCCCGCGCTGTCGCCGCCGACCGCCACCCGGGCGGGGTCGGCGCCGAGTTCGGCGGCGTGCGCCAGCGCCCAGGTGAACGCGGCGTGCGCATCCTCGGCGGCGGCGGGGGCGGGATGCTCCGGGGCGCGGCGGTAGTCGACCGAGAGCACGTGGACCCCGGCGTCGCGGCAGACCAGCCTGCAGACCGCGTCGTGGGTGTCCAGGTCGCCGATCGCCCAGCCGCCGCCGTGGTAGAAGACCAGCAGCGGCGCCGCCCCGTCGCCGGCGGGCCGGTAGTGGCGCGCGCCCAGCGTGCCGGCGGGGCCGGGAACGCGCACCGGGGCGGTCGCCACGTGGATCTCGGGGCCGGCCAGCGCGGCGGTCATCGCCCGCATCGAGGAGCGCGAGGTCGCCGCGTCGCCGTCGATGATCAACCCGTCGACCCCCATCGCCTTCTGCGAGCTCAGCATCAGCTGCAGGGTGCGGTCGAGGGTGTTGCCGTCGATGGTGACCGCGCGTCCCCCGGTCAGCAGCCATTTCGCCCCGCCGGGAAGCCGCGGCAGCACCTTGGCTCCCACCCCGGTCAGGCGGTCTCTCCACTGGGCGGGCACCGACAGGCCCGGCACAGACGGCATCATCGCTGCTCCCTCGTTGACGACGGACGACGCGAACCCGTTATCGTGATTCCGCAACCCGCCGGGCTCGCAGCCGGGCGCGGAGGCAACACAGGTCCAATTTGTCACAGGCAGGTGAGATGGCAACCGATATCCCCACAATCGGCCTCAACGACGACAACACCATGCCGGTGTTGGGCGTCGGCGTCGGCGAGCTCTCCGACGACCAGGCCGAACGGGCCGTCGCCGCCGCGCTGGAGGCCGGGGCGCGCCTGATCGACACCGCCGCGGTGTACGGCAACGAGGCCGGCGTCGGGCGCGCGATCGCGGCGTCCGGGGTCCCGCGGGCCGAGCTGTTCGTGACCACCAAGTTGGCGATCGCCGACCAGGGTTTCACCAGCAGCCAGCAGGCCTGCAAGGCCAGCCTGGAGCGGCTCGGCCTGGAGTACGTGGACCTCTACCTGGTGCACTGGCCGGCCCCGGCGCTGGGCACCTACGTCGACAGCTTCGCGGGGATGATGACGCTGGCCGAGGATCGCCACGCCCTGTCGATCGGGGTGTCGAACTTCACCGCCGATTTGCTCAGCACGGTCATCGACCTGACGTTCGCGACCCCGGCGGTCAACCAGATCGAGTTGCACCCGCTGCTCAACCAGCAGGAACTGCGCGCGGCCAACGCCGAGCACAACGTGGCCACCCAGTCCTACAGCCCGTTGGCCAACGGCGCGCTGCTGGACAACGCGACCGTCACCGCGGTGGCCGCCGAGTACCAGCGCAGCCCCGCCCAGGTGCTGCTGCGCTGGAACCTGCAGTTGGGTAACGCGGTGGTGTTCCGGTCCACCGACGCCGAGCGCATCGCGGCCAACCTCGACGTGTTCGACTTCGAGCTGGCCGAGGAGCACATGAGCACCCTCACCGGGCTCCACGACGGCACCCGGGTGCGCCCCGATCCCCTCACCTACACCGGCCAGTAACGACGCCGGCCCCGCCGCCCCGATCGGGGTTTCGGGCCGCCGCGTGCGGGGCCACAACGGCAGGAGGTGGGCGCCGATGACCGAGCACCCGCGCACCCCCGACGGTCCCGGGCTGGGCACCCGCAGCGTGCACGCCGGGGACCGCCGGGACACCCACGGGGCGATCCATCCGCCCATCTACCCGCACTCGACGTTCGCGTTCGCCCGCACCGCCGATCTGCTCGACGTCATCGAGGAGCGCACCGCCGGCGCGCTGTACACCCGGTACGGCGGCAATCCGACGGTGGTGGCGACCGAGGCCAAGCTCGCCGACCTGGAGGGCGCGCAGGCCGCGCTGGCGTTCTCGTCGGGCATGGCGGCGATCTCGGCGGCGCTGCTGGCCCACGTCCGCACCGGCGAGCAGATCGTCTGTGTGGGCGACCTGTACGGCGGCACCTATGAGCTGCTCACCGAGAACCTGCCGCGGCTGGGCATCACCACGGCGTTTCTGCCCGCCGAGCACCTCGACCGCCTGCCGGCGGCGTGCACCGACGCCACCCGCGTGGTGTTCTTCGAGACCCCGTCGAACCCGACGTTGACCGTGCTCGACATCGCCGCGGTCAGCGCCGCGGCGCGCGCGGCGGGCGCGCTGACGATCATCGACAACACCTTCGCCACCCCGGTGAACCAGAATCCGTTGGCCCACGGGGCGGATCTGGTGATGCATTCGGCGACCAAGTACCTCGGCGGGCACTCCGATCTGACCGCCGGGGCGTTGATGGGCTCGGCAGAGCTGCTGGCCCCGGTGGCGTTCTGGCGCAAAAACCTTGGTCAGATGATCGCCCCGGAGGTGTCCTCGCTGCTGGCCCGCTCGCTGCGGTCGCTGCCGGTGCGGGTGGCCCGCCACAACGCCGGCGCCGCCGCGGTCGCGGCCTTCTTGGCCGGGCACCCCGCGGTGGTGCGGGTCAACTATCCGGGGCTGGCCGCCGGGGCGGCGAAGACCGTGGTGGACAAGCAGATGCGCGGGCACGGCGGCATGCTCAGCTTCGTGCTCGACGCCGACGCGGCCGCCACCGCCGCCGTCGTCGACCGGCTGGCGCTGTTCTCCATCGCCGGCAGCCTCGGCGGAGTGGAGAGCCTGGTCACCCAGCCGATCACCACCAGCCATCACGGGATGCCGCCGGCCGAGCGCCGGCGCCGCGGCATCAGCGACGGCATGATCCGGCTCTCGGTGGGCCTGGAGGATCCCGCCGACCTCATCGCCGATCTCGAGCAGGCGCTGGCGCCGTTGGCGCGCTGAGTCACCCGACCGGGCAGCTGTCGGCCGCGGTGCGCAGCACCGGCACCGACGCCGCGTCGACCGGCAGGCCGTAGCCGCGCAGCACCGCGATGAACTGCATCGCGTACTGGCAGGCGAACGCGGTGTTCGGCGGCATCCAGTCCGCCGGCGGGGAGTCGCCCTTGTCCTGGTTGGGCGCCCCGGCGACGGCCAGCAGGTTGGCCGGGTCGTTGGCGAACCGGCGCCGCTGGGCCGGGGCCCAGCCGTGCGCCCCCATGTCCCAGGCGTAGGCCAGCGGCACCAGGTGGTCGATCTGCACCGCCTGCCCGGTGTGCGCGCCGCGGGTGAACGCCACCGTGGCGTTGCCGTACGGGTCGTGCAGCACCCCGGTGGCCACCGCGTTGGGGCAGCGGGTGGTCGCCACCGCGGTGATCTGCTCGAGGTCCCGGTTGAGGATGTCGTTGCGGGTGTCGCAGCCGTTGCGTCCGCCGGGGGCGTCGGTGTCGTCGTCCCAGGCCGCGCCGAAGGCGGCCCGCCGGTAGTCGTGGCGGTGCGGGCGCGCGGGCCACACCGCCAGTCCGTCCAGCACGTCGGTGCCGGCGGTCACCGTCGGAGGGTGCGGCCGAGCGCCCGACGCCGGGGCCCGGTCGGCGCTGACCGTCTGGTAGGCCACCAGCACCGCGGTCGCCGCCAGCACCACCGGCCAGATCAGGCGGCGGCGCGGCGCGCAGGGGCTCACGCCTTGTCCAGGTAGTCGATGGCGTCGGTCTCGGTGAACCGGGCCGCCAGCGCCGCCAGCCCCGGGTTCTGCGGGTCCCGGGCAACGGTGTCCGCGCAGAAGCTCCGGGCGTGCTCGATCAGCTCGCCGTGTTCGGCGAGCGACAGCAGCGGCAACGTCATCGACCGGCCGGATTGGTTGCGGCCCAACACATCACCTTCGCGGCGTTCACGCAGGTCCAGGTCGGCCAGCGCGAACCCGTCGACGGTGTCGGCGACCGCGGCCAGCCGCCGGCCCGACCGGCTCGCCGGTCGCACCCAGCTGACCAGCAGACACAGGCTCGGATGGACGCCGCGACCGATGCGGCCGCGCAGCTGGTGGAGCTGACTGATCCCGAACCGGTCGGCGTCCATCACCACCATCACGGTGGCGTTGGGCACGTCGACACCGACCTCGATCACCGTGGTGCAGACCAGCACGTCGATCGCGCCGTCCCGAAACGCGGTCATCACGGTCTCCTTCTCCTCGGCGGAGAGCCGTCCGTGCAGGAGCCCGAGGCGCAGACCGGCCAGCGCGGCGGCCGACAGGCCGGTGAAGCCGTCGACCGCGGTCACCGGCGCACGCCCGCCGCTGTCCTCAGGGCCACCGTCGGCGCGCCGATCGGCGGTGTCGCTGTCGTCGATCCGGGAGGTCACCACGTAGGCCTGCCGGCCGGCGGCCACCTCCTCGCGGACCCGGCTCCAGGCGCGGGCCAGCCAGTCCGGCTTGTGTCCCGCGAACACCGTTCGGGTGGTGATCGGTTGGCGCCCGCGCGGCAGTTCGCGCAACGTCGAGGTCTCCAGATCGCCGTAGA
This sequence is a window from Mycolicibacillus parakoreensis. Protein-coding genes within it:
- a CDS encoding vitamin K epoxide reductase family protein codes for the protein MSTPAPGAGAPRPAPVPTGVRSGAPGAWWVLIGGVIGLIASTALTVEKVRLLADSAYVPSCSLNPVLSCGSVMATPQAGVLGLPNPLIGIAAFTVVVVTGLLAIAKVPLPRWYWLGLTAGLLVGAVFVHWLIFQSLYRIGALCPYCMVVWAVTITLLVVTASIAGGAGYGHKSLQILHRWRWTVTALWFIGLAVLIFLRFQDYWLTLV
- a CDS encoding DsbA family protein, yielding MSKKPKRPAGYDLKAADRRRNHAIQIGMTAIVVLFALGIVGYIVVLNSKKPDEGQAIRVVSDEVITAEDSDEPKVVLSIYEDFLCPGCGNFERNYGPTISKLVDIGAIAVDYHPANILSKQGRDNYSGRAGAAAFCVADESMEAFERFHAALYTKELQPDELAASFPDNARLIELARQAGAAGGVRDCVNSGKYLKLVDGMAAAGKIQATPTIRINGEDYNPKSPAALVDKVKSIVDDVPGIAEAAAVAPAKPDA
- a CDS encoding pyruvate carboxylase; this translates as MISKVLVANRGEIAIRAFRAANELGVATVAVYPYEDRNSMHRLKADESYQIGEEGHPVRAYLSVAEIVATARRCGADAIYPGYGFLSENPELAAACDAAGITFVGPRAEILELAGNKSRAIATARAAGLPVLASSEPSASVDALLSAAEQMTFPLFVKAVAGGGGRGMRRVSDLDALREAIEAASREAESAFGDPTVYLEQAVINPRHIEVQILADTHGEVIHLYERDCSVQRRHQKVVELAPAPNLDPAVREKICADAVAFARQIDYSCAGTVEFLLDERGHHVFIEMNPRIQVEHTVTEEITDVDLVSAQLRVAAGASLADLGLSQQAIVPHGAALQCRITTEDPANGFRPDTGRVSAYRSPGGAGIRLDGGTNLGAEITAHFDSMLVKLTCRGRDFATAVARARRAVSEFRIRGVATNIPFLQAVLDDPDFQAGRITTSFIEQRPALLTARSSADRGTKILNYLADVTVNTPHGSRPSTVYPHDKLPEVDLSAPPPDGSRQRLNALGPEGFARWLRDSPAVAVTDTTFRDAHQSLLATRVRTSGLSRVAPYLARTMPQLLSVECWGGATYDVALRFLKEDPWERLATLREAIPNICLQMLLRGRNTVGYTPYPELVTSAFVAEASATGIDIFRIFDALNNVDSMRPAIDAVRETGSAVAEVALCYTGDLSDPGESLYTLDYYLRLAERIVAAGAHVLAIKDMAGLLRPPAAATLVTALRSRFDLPVHVHTHDTPGGQLASYEAAWQAGADAVDGAAAPLAGTTSQPALSSIVAAAAHTDYDTGLSLPAVCDLEPYWEALRKVYGPFESGLLSPTGRVYTHEIPGGQLSNLRQQAIALGFGDRFEEIEANYAAADAVLGRLIKVTPTSKVVGDLALALLGAGIGAEEFADDPARVDIPDSVIGFLRGELGEPAGGWPEPLRSTALAGRGPARPTEELTAADEAVLAEPGRARQEALNRLLFPGPTEEFEAHRDAYGDTSQLSANQFFYGLRRGEEHRVKLERGVELLIGLEAISEPDERGMRTVMCIINGQLRPVEVRDRSIASSVPVAEKADRSNPGHVAAPFAGVVAVAVAEGDTVEAGQTIGTIEAMKMEAAITAPTAGTVERIAVAETAQVEGGDLLVVLS
- a CDS encoding trans-sulfuration enzyme family protein, producing MTEHPRTPDGPGLGTRSVHAGDRRDTHGAIHPPIYPHSTFAFARTADLLDVIEERTAGALYTRYGGNPTVVATEAKLADLEGAQAALAFSSGMAAISAALLAHVRTGEQIVCVGDLYGGTYELLTENLPRLGITTAFLPAEHLDRLPAACTDATRVVFFETPSNPTLTVLDIAAVSAAARAAGALTIIDNTFATPVNQNPLAHGADLVMHSATKYLGGHSDLTAGALMGSAELLAPVAFWRKNLGQMIAPEVSSLLARSLRSLPVRVARHNAGAAAVAAFLAGHPAVVRVNYPGLAAGAAKTVVDKQMRGHGGMLSFVLDADAAATAAVVDRLALFSIAGSLGGVESLVTQPITTSHHGMPPAERRRRGISDGMIRLSVGLEDPADLIADLEQALAPLAR
- a CDS encoding aldo/keto reductase — translated: MATDIPTIGLNDDNTMPVLGVGVGELSDDQAERAVAAALEAGARLIDTAAVYGNEAGVGRAIAASGVPRAELFVTTKLAIADQGFTSSQQACKASLERLGLEYVDLYLVHWPAPALGTYVDSFAGMMTLAEDRHALSIGVSNFTADLLSTVIDLTFATPAVNQIELHPLLNQQELRAANAEHNVATQSYSPLANGALLDNATVTAVAAEYQRSPAQVLLRWNLQLGNAVVFRSTDAERIAANLDVFDFELAEEHMSTLTGLHDGTRVRPDPLTYTGQ
- a CDS encoding HNH endonuclease family protein, which codes for MSPCAPRRRLIWPVVLAATAVLVAYQTVSADRAPASGARPHPPTVTAGTDVLDGLAVWPARPHRHDYRRAAFGAAWDDDTDAPGGRNGCDTRNDILNRDLEQITAVATTRCPNAVATGVLHDPYGNATVAFTRGAHTGQAVQIDHLVPLAYAWDMGAHGWAPAQRRRFANDPANLLAVAGAPNQDKGDSPPADWMPPNTAFACQYAMQFIAVLRGYGLPVDAASVPVLRTAADSCPVG
- a CDS encoding alpha/beta hydrolase; the protein is MMPSVPGLSVPAQWRDRLTGVGAKVLPRLPGGAKWLLTGGRAVTIDGNTLDRTLQLMLSSQKAMGVDGLIIDGDAATSRSSMRAMTAALAGPEIHVATAPVRVPGPAGTLGARHYRPAGDGAAPLLVFYHGGGWAIGDLDTHDAVCRLVCRDAGVHVLSVDYRRAPEHPAPAAAEDAHAAFTWALAHAAELGADPARVAVGGDSAGGNLAAVVAQQARDAGGPAPALQWLLYPATDFTSQTRSRTLFASGFLLTKADMDWFEQQYLDGSAVERTDPRVSPALAGDLSGLAPALIVTAGFDPLRDEGDQYAAALRAAGTRVDHRRMGPLTHGFANLFALGGGSATAMSEAISALRAHLSRG